One window of Candidatus Schekmanbacteria bacterium RIFCSPLOWO2_02_FULL_38_14 genomic DNA carries:
- a CDS encoding nucleotide exchange factor GrpE: protein MEEKEKIENKKSKVQGIKVIDKRHSAKESFKGKEKEETPAKKYPSYVEELRSELDKKDKNFKEYIEAYKKMKEENKDFRTRFEKDMERRLETAKIDFICSMLEIFDNLDRALDAAEISKNMEALIKGVRMIQAQFFSKLKNDGIEELNPVGKPFDPQTQEAVEIVEVEEKEKDNIIISQGEKGYLIGGRLLRPAKVRVGKIKDEKHKIT, encoded by the coding sequence GTGGAGGAAAAAGAAAAAATAGAAAACAAAAAAAGTAAAGTTCAGGGAATCAAGGTCATTGACAAACGCCATTCAGCAAAAGAATCTTTTAAAGGAAAAGAAAAAGAGGAAACTCCTGCAAAGAAATATCCTTCCTATGTTGAAGAGCTCAGGAGTGAGCTTGATAAAAAAGATAAAAATTTTAAGGAATATATTGAAGCATATAAGAAGATGAAAGAAGAAAATAAAGACTTCAGAACCCGTTTTGAAAAGGATATGGAAAGGAGATTGGAAACAGCAAAAATTGATTTTATTTGTAGTATGCTTGAAATTTTTGATAATCTTGATAGAGCCTTAGATGCCGCAGAAATCTCAAAAAATATGGAAGCTCTGATAAAAGGTGTAAGGATGATTCAGGCTCAGTTCTTTTCAAAACTAAAAAACGATGGCATTGAGGAATTAAATCCGGTTGGTAAACCATTTGACCCGCAGACACAGGAAGCAGTTGAGATTGTAGAAGTTGAAGAAAAGGAAAAAGACAACATTATAATTTCTCAAGGCGAGAAGGGATATCTTATAGGAGGGAGACTGCTTCGACCCGCAAAAGTGCGTGTTGGAAAGATTAAAGATGAAAAACACAAAATTACCTGA
- a CDS encoding molecular chaperone, which yields MAIVRWDPFKDLSAIQDRINRLFDESLSRSKFFDKEGIASGFWSPAVDIYETESDIVLKAELPEIDQKDIHINIENNVLTLKGERKLEKETKEENYHRIERSYGSFSRSFNFPNAVEVEKIKAQYKDGVLKINMPKKAEKKTKKIDVEIK from the coding sequence ATGGCAATAGTCAGATGGGATCCTTTTAAGGATTTAAGTGCTATTCAGGACAGGATTAACAGATTGTTTGATGAGAGCTTATCTCGCTCAAAATTTTTTGATAAAGAGGGGATTGCTTCGGGTTTCTGGTCTCCTGCAGTTGATATTTATGAGACTGAGTCAGACATTGTCCTCAAGGCAGAGCTGCCAGAGATAGACCAGAAAGATATTCATATAAATATAGAGAATAATGTTCTTACTCTCAAAGGGGAGAGAAAACTTGAAAAAGAAACAAAAGAGGAAAACTATCACAGGATAGAGCGTTCCTACGGGAGTTTTTCAAGGTCTTTCAATTTTCCGAATGCTGTAGAAGTTGAAAAAATTAAAGCTCAATATAAAGACGGGGTTTTAAAAATCAATATGCCTAAGAAAGCCGAGAAAAAAACTAAAAAGATAGACGTTGAAATAAAATAG
- a CDS encoding UDP-glucose 4-epimerase has product MRALVTGVAGFIGSHLAERLIGIGVNVIGIDSFTDFYPRKVKEYNLSRLNYQPGFSLIAGSLLQLDLAQFLEETDYVFHLAAQAGVRSSWGKSFSIYSENNVLATQRLLEASKEFKIKKFICASSSSVYGDTEDLPMREEGKVRPISPYGVTKLACEHLCDLYYKNYNIPVVSLRYFTVFGPRQRPDMAFNIFLRTILEDKEIIVYGDGEQTRDFTFVSDIVDGTIAVINSRVEGEIFNLGGGSRISLKKALAIIEKTVKSNLKVRCIESQKGDVKDTFADTSKARKMLGFLPKVGVEEGLAREFEWIKEAKEKNII; this is encoded by the coding sequence ATGCGCGCATTAGTCACAGGTGTAGCCGGTTTTATAGGGTCCCATCTTGCAGAGAGACTCATAGGGATAGGGGTAAATGTTATAGGGATAGATTCTTTTACAGATTTTTATCCTCGCAAAGTAAAAGAATATAATTTAAGCAGATTGAATTATCAGCCCGGATTCAGCCTTATTGCTGGTTCCTTGCTACAACTAGATTTAGCTCAATTTTTGGAGGAAACTGATTATGTTTTTCATCTTGCTGCACAAGCAGGAGTTCGTTCAAGCTGGGGAAAGAGTTTTTCAATCTACTCAGAAAACAATGTCCTGGCAACCCAGAGACTTTTAGAAGCATCAAAGGAATTTAAAATAAAGAAGTTTATATGCGCATCTTCTTCATCAGTTTATGGTGATACAGAAGACCTTCCTATGAGAGAAGAAGGAAAAGTAAGGCCTATATCTCCTTATGGAGTAACAAAACTAGCCTGTGAGCACCTTTGCGATTTATATTATAAAAACTACAATATTCCTGTAGTCTCCCTAAGGTATTTCACAGTATTTGGTCCAAGACAAAGGCCAGATATGGCATTCAACATCTTTCTAAGAACAATTCTTGAAGATAAAGAAATAATTGTATATGGAGACGGAGAACAAACAAGAGACTTTACTTTTGTTTCAGATATTGTTGACGGAACAATAGCAGTAATAAACAGCAGGGTTGAAGGTGAAATATTTAATCTTGGAGGTGGCAGCAGAATAAGCTTAAAAAAGGCATTAGCAATTATTGAAAAAACAGTAAAATCTAATTTGAAAGTAAGATGCATAGAAAGCCAGAAAGGGGATGTTAAAGATACTTTTGCTGATACTTCAAAGGCGCGTAAAATGCTTGGTTTTTTGCCAAAGGTAGGGGTCGAGGAAGGTTTAGCACGGGAATTTGAATGGATAAAAGAGGCTAAGGAGAAAAATATTATCTAA
- a CDS encoding molecular chaperone, with product MAIVRWNPLDDILSLQRRMNKIFEDNFLGKKSSDDEELSLGLWSPAVDIYETESDIVLKAELPEVNQKDININIENNVLTLKGERKFEKETKEENFHRIERSYGSFSRSFNLPGSIDKDNVKASYKNGVLKITMPKKEESKPKQITVNVE from the coding sequence ATGGCTATTGTAAGATGGAATCCCTTGGATGATATTCTCTCCCTTCAGAGAAGAATGAACAAAATTTTTGAGGATAATTTCCTCGGGAAAAAATCTTCAGATGATGAGGAGCTTAGCTTAGGTCTCTGGTCTCCTGCAGTTGATATTTATGAGACTGAGTCAGACATTGTTCTCAAGGCAGAGCTTCCTGAGGTCAATCAGAAAGATATTAATATAAATATAGAGAATAATGTTCTTACCCTCAAAGGAGAAAGGAAGTTTGAGAAGGAGACAAAGGAAGAAAATTTCCACAGGATAGAACGCTCCTACGGAAGTTTTTCAAGGTCTTTCAATCTTCCAGGTTCAATTGATAAGGATAATGTGAAGGCATCTTACAAGAACGGTGTCCTGAAGATTACAATGCCTAAAAAAGAGGAATCTAAGCCAAAGCAAATCACTGTCAATGTTGAATGA
- a CDS encoding MFS transporter yields MIEVENLTKYYKGIRAVEGITFNVSKGEIVGFLGPNGAGKTTTMRIIACFIPATKGTARVAGFDVFKDSFEVKKRIGYLPETPPLYKEMTVTSFLEFVAKLRGVEGKRIKYRIDYALEKCGISDVKNRLIGNLSKGYKQRVGIAQAIIHDPEVLILDEPTIGLDPKQIAEIRHLIKELGGEHTVILSTHILPEVTMTCQRVIIINEGKIVAIDSYESLSGNLRKSEKTFIKLSKIDEDIFKKLEMIKGLTHINRENLSENSLIVESEVGVDTREEIASICVKNNYGLLEMRPVVMSLEDIFLKLTTEEKGVN; encoded by the coding sequence ATGATAGAAGTAGAAAATCTAACAAAATATTATAAAGGTATTAGAGCCGTAGAAGGCATTACTTTTAATGTGAGCAAAGGTGAAATAGTAGGATTCTTGGGTCCTAACGGAGCAGGCAAAACCACAACAATGAGAATTATTGCATGTTTTATTCCTGCAACTAAAGGAACAGCAAGAGTCGCTGGATTTGATGTATTTAAAGACTCCTTTGAAGTTAAAAAACGCATCGGATATTTACCTGAAACCCCCCCGTTATATAAGGAGATGACGGTTACTTCTTTTTTAGAATTTGTAGCAAAACTGCGTGGTGTCGAAGGGAAAAGAATTAAGTATAGGATTGATTATGCCTTAGAAAAGTGTGGTATTTCTGATGTGAAAAACCGCCTTATAGGAAATCTGTCAAAAGGTTATAAGCAAAGAGTAGGAATTGCTCAGGCCATTATCCATGACCCAGAGGTTCTGATTTTAGATGAACCTACTATTGGACTTGACCCAAAGCAGATAGCTGAAATAAGACACTTGATAAAGGAGCTCGGAGGAGAGCATACAGTTATTTTAAGCACACATATCCTTCCAGAAGTTACTATGACATGCCAGAGAGTAATAATAATAAACGAAGGGAAAATAGTAGCAATAGATTCTTATGAGAGCCTTTCAGGAAATTTAAGAAAATCGGAAAAAACCTTTATCAAGCTTTCAAAAATTGATGAGGATATTTTCAAAAAACTTGAGATGATTAAAGGATTAACTCATATAAACAGAGAAAATTTGTCTGAGAACTCTTTGATTGTTGAAAGTGAAGTAGGTGTTGATACAAGGGAAGAGATAGCAAGCATCTGCGTTAAAAATAATTATGGTCTTCTTGAAATGAGGCCTGTTGTTATGAGTTTGGAGGACATATTCTTAAAACTCACTACTGAGGAAAAAGGAGTTAATTGA
- a CDS encoding peptide ABC transporter permease gives MAKFILKRFLLGFPVLFIVASLTFFLMHIVPGGPFDQEKNLPQEIKINIEAKYNLDKPVAIQYFIYMSNLAKGNFGPSYKYLTRNVNDIIAQTFPVSAELGILAFITAIVLGISTGIISALKVNTLIDRLSQFFATVGVSIPNFVLAALLILVFSNILKLLPSALWESPRHIILPAITLGIGPAAYISRLVRGSIIETMNKDYIKTARSKGLSEPLILFKHILKNALSPVVTILGPLGATLITGSFIVEYIFSIPGIGKFFITAVTNRDYPLIIGITLIYTALIIVANIVVDIIYSLIDPRVRVQ, from the coding sequence TTTTGGGTTTCCCTGTCCTTTTTATAGTAGCTTCTCTGACTTTTTTCCTGATGCATATTGTACCCGGTGGTCCATTTGACCAGGAAAAAAATCTTCCACAGGAAATAAAAATAAACATTGAAGCTAAATACAATCTGGATAAGCCTGTAGCCATCCAGTATTTCATCTATATGTCAAACCTTGCAAAAGGAAATTTTGGTCCCTCATATAAATACCTCACCAGAAATGTTAATGATATCATTGCTCAGACATTTCCTGTGTCGGCTGAGCTTGGAATATTGGCGTTTATTACTGCTATAGTGCTTGGGATAAGCACAGGGATTATTTCTGCTTTAAAGGTTAACACTCTTATTGACAGGTTAAGCCAGTTCTTTGCTACTGTCGGGGTTTCTATACCAAATTTTGTGCTCGCAGCGCTTCTTATTCTTGTGTTCTCAAATATTCTCAAACTCCTCCCCTCAGCCCTGTGGGAAAGCCCCAGACACATCATTCTTCCGGCAATAACGCTTGGCATCGGACCAGCAGCTTACATATCAAGGCTTGTCAGAGGCAGCATTATCGAGACAATGAACAAAGACTATATCAAAACTGCAAGGTCAAAGGGATTGAGTGAACCCCTAATTCTTTTCAAGCACATTCTGAAAAATGCTCTTTCTCCTGTAGTAACAATATTGGGTCCTCTTGGAGCAACTCTTATAACAGGGTCATTTATTGTTGAGTATATATTCTCAATCCCAGGCATTGGTAAGTTTTTCATAACCGCTGTAACAAACAGGGACTATCCGCTGATAATCGGGATAACTCTGATATATACTGCTCTTATAATAGTTGCAAATATTGTTGTAGATATTATTTACTCGCTGATTGACCCGAGAGTGAGGGTTCAATGA
- a CDS encoding 5-(carboxyamino)imidazole ribonucleotide mutase produces MLKSIVEIVMGSDSDIFIMEEAEEVLKEFKIPYSVRIISAHRTPDIAGEYGRNLLKRGVRVIIAGAGAAAHLAGAIASHTTIPVIGVPLSTSPLSGIDSLLSTVQMPGGIPVATMAIGKAGAKNAAIFAVQILSLEDKKLAEALKNYKKKMADEVVEKDRKLRKAKSTK; encoded by the coding sequence ATCTTGAAATCTATAGTTGAAATTGTAATGGGAAGCGATTCAGATATTTTCATTATGGAAGAAGCTGAAGAGGTTTTAAAGGAATTCAAAATTCCTTATTCAGTACGTATAATCTCAGCCCACCGTACTCCTGATATAGCAGGAGAATATGGCAGGAATCTTTTGAAGAGAGGGGTAAGGGTAATTATTGCAGGCGCAGGTGCTGCAGCACATCTTGCAGGAGCAATTGCTTCTCACACAACCATCCCAGTAATTGGGGTGCCGTTAAGTACTTCTCCCCTTTCCGGGATAGATTCTCTTTTATCAACTGTTCAGATGCCGGGAGGAATTCCTGTGGCAACTATGGCTATTGGAAAGGCTGGAGCAAAAAATGCTGCTATATTTGCTGTTCAGATATTGTCGCTTGAAGACAAAAAGTTAGCTGAGGCTTTAAAGAATTACAAAAAAAAGATGGCAGATGAGGTTGTTGAAAAGGACAGAAAGCTCCGTAAGGCAAAATCTACTAAATAA
- a CDS encoding phosphoribose diphosphate--decaprenyl-phosphate phosphoribosyltransferase, with translation MINAVIQILRPKQWTKNLIIFSGLIFSGNLFNETLLTKSFFAFILFCGLSSSIYIINDIFDLENDRRHPLKCLRPLPSGKIKISLAATLALLLALICLSLSFVLHFYLGIMGAIYFLCFVLYSTFLKHIVILDVLIISMGFVLRAVAGALAIEVRVSSWFLICTFLLSLFLALGKRRHELVLLNDQAGKHRKILEEYSPYFLDQMISVVTPSTVLAYSIYTLSSDAICPNLEFTIPFVVYGIFRYLYLIHQKGKGGNPEIILLTDVPIIINLLLWGLSSIYIVYFFN, from the coding sequence ATGATAAATGCTGTAATTCAAATTTTAAGGCCAAAACAATGGACAAAGAATCTGATTATATTTTCAGGACTTATCTTTTCTGGAAACCTTTTTAATGAAACACTGCTGACAAAGAGCTTTTTTGCTTTCATTCTCTTTTGCGGTCTCTCCTCAAGCATATATATTATCAATGATATCTTTGATTTGGAAAATGATAGGAGGCATCCCTTAAAGTGCCTCAGGCCATTACCTTCAGGCAAGATAAAAATAAGCCTTGCTGCAACATTAGCATTATTACTAGCCTTAATATGCTTATCTCTATCATTTGTACTCCATTTCTATCTTGGAATAATGGGGGCAATATATTTTCTATGTTTTGTTCTGTATTCTACCTTTCTTAAACATATTGTAATTCTGGATGTACTCATAATCTCTATGGGCTTTGTCCTAAGGGCTGTGGCTGGTGCATTGGCAATAGAAGTCAGAGTTTCTTCATGGTTTCTCATCTGCACATTTCTTCTTTCTCTCTTTCTAGCCCTTGGCAAACGCAGACATGAACTTGTTCTGTTAAATGACCAGGCTGGTAAGCACAGAAAAATTCTTGAAGAGTATAGTCCGTATTTTCTGGACCAGATGATATCAGTTGTCACTCCTTCTACAGTGCTTGCCTATTCTATATATACACTTTCATCTGATGCCATATGCCCAAACCTTGAGTTCACAATCCCTTTTGTGGTATATGGAATCTTCAGGTATTTATATCTTATTCATCAGAAGGGAAAAGGGGGAAACCCAGAGATTATATTGCTTACAGATGTACCGATTATTATCAATTTGCTTTTATGGGGTTTAAGCAGCATCTATATTGTTTACTTTTTTAATTGA
- a CDS encoding molecular chaperone DnaJ encodes MAKKDYYEVLGLKKGVSESEIKKAYRKLARKHHPDVNPGDKKAEERFKEISEAYEVLSDTEKRKKYDLYGNQSFQSGFDPFKAYQRRGGSQRPDFQGANYDTFGRGFEGFGDIFSDLFGQRQRGDQRIPTKGADIQYSMEISFEDAIKGLSTDITLQRTSVCEQCSGSGVVHGSQSRICPECSGSGQKKAGKGPFSFSQTCSRCKGSGSWNQNPCKKCSGAGVIPKIEKIGIKIPPGVDTGSKVRIAGKGEAGKYGGHCGDLYIITKVRSHPFFERKGDNIYCVIPVTVTEAALGNQIIVPTVDGNVTMKIPEGTQSSQVFRLAKKGVPKLKENGRGDQFVEVKIVIPKKLDERSKQLLRDFERLNYYNPRSNLG; translated from the coding sequence ATGGCTAAAAAAGATTATTATGAAGTACTAGGACTTAAGAAAGGTGTTTCAGAGAGTGAAATTAAAAAGGCCTATCGCAAGTTGGCTAGAAAGCATCACCCTGATGTTAACCCAGGAGATAAAAAAGCTGAAGAAAGGTTCAAAGAAATTTCAGAAGCATATGAGGTATTAAGCGATACAGAGAAGCGCAAGAAGTATGATCTGTATGGGAATCAATCTTTCCAATCAGGATTTGATCCTTTTAAAGCGTATCAAAGGAGAGGAGGATCTCAGAGACCTGATTTTCAAGGAGCCAATTATGATACCTTTGGAAGGGGATTTGAAGGATTTGGGGATATTTTCAGCGACCTTTTTGGGCAGAGGCAAAGAGGAGATCAGCGGATACCAACAAAAGGAGCTGATATCCAATATAGTATGGAAATAAGCTTTGAAGATGCCATAAAGGGACTATCAACAGATATAACTCTGCAGAGAACATCTGTATGTGAGCAATGCAGTGGAAGCGGAGTTGTCCATGGAAGTCAGAGCCGTATTTGTCCTGAATGTTCCGGCTCAGGACAAAAAAAAGCTGGAAAAGGACCTTTCAGTTTTTCCCAAACCTGTTCCAGGTGCAAGGGGTCAGGTTCGTGGAATCAAAACCCTTGTAAAAAATGTTCAGGTGCAGGCGTTATTCCTAAAATTGAAAAAATAGGAATAAAAATTCCTCCAGGAGTAGATACAGGCTCAAAAGTCCGTATTGCCGGAAAAGGAGAAGCAGGCAAATACGGTGGACATTGTGGAGACCTCTATATAATAACAAAGGTCAGGTCTCATCCTTTTTTTGAAAGAAAGGGTGACAATATTTATTGTGTTATTCCTGTAACTGTTACTGAAGCTGCACTCGGAAACCAGATAATTGTTCCTACAGTTGACGGGAATGTTACGATGAAAATTCCAGAAGGAACTCAAAGCAGTCAGGTATTCAGGTTAGCAAAAAAAGGTGTTCCGAAGCTGAAAGAAAACGGAAGGGGAGACCAGTTTGTTGAAGTCAAGATAGTTATTCCAAAAAAACTTGATGAGAGATCGAAACAGCTTCTTAGGGATTTTGAAAGACTGAATTACTACAACCCAAGAAGTAATCTTGGGTAA
- a CDS encoding molecular chaperone DnaJ: MSKRDYYEVLEIGRGVKDEEIKKAYRKLAIKYHPDKNPGDRDAEEKFKEAAEAYEILRDPEKRNLYDRYGYEGLRGSGFKGFTGFEDIFSSFGDIFEDFFGFGTRGRRESLRRGDDLRYDFSVSFLEAAFGKEAEIEVERPEECENCKGSGAKHGTNPVQCPVCRGRGQVIRSQGFFSISTTCYQCNGEGTIIKDPCKECHGRGRVNRFKKLSVKIPRGIESGSRLRLRGEGAKGIKGGSAGDLYVVIHVEPHSFFERNGNDIICQVPLSFSQAALSGEIDVPTLEGSKKLNIPAGTQTNEIFKFKGQGFYYLNENRRGDQLIQVIIKTPTNISKRQEELLRELAEISDENVNHKHKSFFKRLKDLT, from the coding sequence TTGTCAAAGCGTGATTATTATGAAGTCTTAGAAATTGGGAGAGGCGTAAAAGATGAGGAGATAAAAAAAGCATATAGAAAACTAGCTATAAAATACCATCCGGATAAAAATCCCGGAGATAGGGATGCTGAGGAAAAATTTAAAGAGGCAGCTGAGGCTTATGAGATTTTAAGAGACCCTGAAAAAAGAAATCTGTATGACCGCTATGGATACGAGGGATTAAGGGGAAGTGGTTTTAAGGGGTTTACAGGATTTGAAGATATTTTTTCAAGCTTTGGAGACATCTTTGAGGATTTCTTTGGATTTGGAACAAGAGGGAGGAGAGAGTCTTTAAGAAGAGGAGATGATTTAAGGTATGATTTTTCTGTCTCTTTTTTGGAAGCCGCCTTTGGCAAAGAGGCTGAAATCGAAGTTGAAAGACCAGAGGAATGTGAGAACTGCAAAGGGTCAGGAGCAAAGCACGGAACAAATCCAGTTCAATGTCCTGTTTGCCGCGGGAGAGGCCAGGTTATCCGCTCTCAGGGATTCTTCAGTATTAGCACTACGTGTTACCAATGTAACGGAGAAGGAACAATAATAAAGGATCCCTGCAAGGAATGTCATGGAAGAGGGAGGGTTAACAGATTTAAAAAGCTTTCAGTAAAAATCCCGCGTGGAATTGAATCAGGTTCTAGATTAAGGCTCAGAGGAGAAGGGGCAAAGGGAATAAAAGGAGGATCTGCCGGAGACCTTTATGTGGTTATTCATGTAGAGCCACATTCCTTTTTTGAAAGAAACGGAAATGATATTATTTGTCAGGTGCCGCTTTCTTTTTCACAGGCAGCACTTAGTGGAGAAATCGATGTTCCTACTTTAGAAGGATCTAAAAAACTTAATATTCCTGCAGGAACTCAAACGAACGAAATTTTTAAATTTAAAGGACAGGGTTTTTATTACCTTAACGAAAACAGGCGAGGAGATCAACTTATCCAGGTAATAATTAAGACTCCAACTAATATTTCAAAAAGACAGGAAGAACTTTTAAGAGAACTTGCTGAAATTAGCGATGAAAATGTTAACCACAAACACAAAAGTTTCTTTAAGAGATTAAAGGACCTCACTTAA
- a CDS encoding glycosyl transferase — MKLSVVIPVYNEKNTIKDLIRKVDSVISDKEIIIVDDYSTDGTREILKSLEDNNRYRIFFHDKNMGKGAALRTGFKYVSGDIVIIQDADLEYDPREYEKLITPIIEGNADVVFGSRFLAGPHRVLLFWHYLGNKILTTLSNIFTNLNLTDMETCYKVFKKEVLNGINLKSNRFGFEPEFTVKIAKRRYRIYEVPISYFGRDYSEGKKITWKDGIIAIWCIIRYKVKD, encoded by the coding sequence ATGAAACTATCAGTTGTAATCCCTGTTTATAATGAAAAAAACACCATTAAAGACCTTATCAGGAAGGTAGATAGTGTAATTTCAGACAAAGAAATTATTATTGTTGATGATTACTCAACTGACGGAACAAGAGAAATACTAAAGTCATTGGAAGATAATAATAGATATAGAATCTTTTTCCATGATAAAAACATGGGCAAAGGTGCAGCTTTAAGAACCGGATTCAAGTATGTGTCTGGTGATATTGTAATAATTCAGGATGCTGACCTTGAATATGATCCAAGAGAGTACGAAAAACTTATTACCCCAATTATTGAAGGAAATGCTGATGTGGTTTTTGGTTCAAGATTTTTAGCCGGACCACATAGAGTTCTTCTTTTCTGGCATTATCTTGGAAACAAAATTTTAACAACACTTTCCAATATATTCACAAACCTTAATCTAACTGATATGGAAACATGTTATAAAGTTTTCAAGAAAGAAGTTTTAAATGGTATTAATCTGAAATCCAACAGATTTGGGTTTGAACCGGAATTCACAGTAAAAATTGCAAAAAGAAGATATAGAATTTATGAAGTTCCAATTTCATATTTTGGAAGAGATTACTCAGAAGGGAAAAAAATTACATGGAAAGACGGAATTATTGCCATATGGTGTATAATAAGATATAAAGTAAAAGATTAG
- a CDS encoding peptide ABC transporter permease produces the protein MALLSLFVITTVCSAAIFSPYLSPYPFDAQDTSDVLKGPSLKHLLGTDRLGRDILSRIIYGARISMLIGIVSSLISLAIGAVYGAISGLAGGKTDDFMMRLVDIIYSLPDLLLIILISVVIGRSLWGIFIALSMVSWVTIARLIRGEVLKLKEQVFIEVARELGASNFRIIFNHLLPNTFGPLIVTLTFRIPAAILAESTLSFVGLGITPPFSSWGTLSNDGWSAIKFYPHLLIFPSVTIFLTILSFNFFGDFIRDYFDPEMKYKISSNKDYVLRIK, from the coding sequence ATAGCTCTTCTGAGCCTTTTTGTTATTACTACTGTATGTTCTGCTGCAATTTTTTCTCCTTACCTCTCTCCTTACCCTTTTGATGCACAGGATACCAGCGATGTTTTAAAAGGACCTTCCTTAAAACATCTCCTTGGAACTGACAGGCTGGGACGGGATATTTTAAGCAGAATAATTTACGGAGCACGGATATCAATGCTTATTGGAATTGTTTCTTCGCTCATATCTCTTGCAATTGGAGCTGTTTACGGTGCTATTTCAGGACTCGCAGGAGGCAAAACAGATGACTTTATGATGAGGCTTGTGGATATAATCTACTCATTACCTGACCTTCTTCTGATAATTTTAATTTCAGTAGTAATTGGCAGAAGCCTCTGGGGAATATTTATTGCACTCTCTATGGTCAGCTGGGTAACAATAGCAAGGCTAATTCGCGGAGAAGTTTTAAAACTCAAAGAACAGGTATTCATTGAAGTTGCCAGAGAACTTGGTGCTTCAAATTTCAGAATAATCTTTAATCATCTTTTACCAAACACTTTTGGACCGTTAATCGTAACACTAACATTCCGGATACCTGCAGCAATACTTGCAGAATCCACCTTAAGCTTTGTCGGATTAGGGATAACTCCGCCATTTTCAAGCTGGGGAACTCTGTCTAATGATGGATGGTCTGCAATAAAGTTTTATCCGCATCTTCTCATCTTTCCAAGTGTAACAATATTTTTAACTATACTATCTTTTAATTTTTTTGGTGATTTTATTAGAGACTACTTTGATCCGGAAATGAAATATAAAATAAGTAGTAATAAGGATTATGTATTAAGAATTAAGTAG
- a CDS encoding nucleotide exchange factor GrpE produces MQKYMAKKIEIENEVLEENVEASAPEQEETGDDFLKLNESFKEKSEEASSYLDHLQRLKAEFENYKKRSFEEKTKLKESGKEDILKQLLPVIDNMEKAINHYNKNHDSKQVIKGIELVYKQIQDLLKKEGVSRIDSVGKEFNPLLHEAIMTEYSDIYNPGVVLEELESGYSFNGRLLRHTRVKVSISEEH; encoded by the coding sequence ATGCAGAAATATATGGCTAAGAAAATAGAAATTGAGAATGAAGTATTAGAAGAAAATGTAGAGGCATCTGCTCCAGAACAGGAAGAGACAGGGGATGACTTTCTGAAATTGAATGAGTCTTTTAAAGAAAAAAGTGAGGAGGCATCCAGCTATTTGGACCATTTACAGAGGCTGAAAGCAGAGTTTGAAAATTATAAAAAGAGAAGCTTTGAAGAAAAAACAAAGCTTAAAGAATCCGGCAAAGAAGATATATTAAAACAATTGCTTCCAGTAATTGATAATATGGAAAAAGCAATAAATCACTATAATAAGAACCATGATAGTAAGCAGGTTATTAAAGGAATAGAACTGGTTTATAAGCAGATTCAGGATTTGCTTAAAAAAGAAGGAGTATCCAGAATAGATTCTGTTGGTAAAGAGTTTAATCCTTTATTGCATGAAGCAATAATGACAGAGTATTCTGACATATACAACCCTGGAGTAGTTCTTGAGGAATTAGAATCTGGATACTCATTTAACGGAAGACTTCTAAGGCATACAAGAGTAAAAGTATCCATATCAGAAGAACATTAA